The following are from one region of the Platichthys flesus chromosome 2, fPlaFle2.1, whole genome shotgun sequence genome:
- the ccdc66 gene encoding coiled-coil domain-containing protein 66 isoform X2, which yields MNLGDGLLFELENGKPRLILLSHGVEKNPNKLLRPRVTNVLSSRQPSCLEEVQGEERPARQQAGRYRETRSKAPGAATSLNSHTSTTRERSTTLITSKTQEHLNQGGIKAAAKVKSDRHKQLSTVASPRANGKTGKPQKTEARAGGKAGLKDAPASGDAGLRDNMVVLTREQLQQLLNTIKSQQPPEDHRTQGSQSGTSVNEGEMMEEDRGGGGVVKKGEGGGGVTDATGTSQDKTNRTSACLLSRMGERQSDNRSVIGAKKAQWRRELDEQVVLNAQQQRWAPGRIQAEEDAERGLSVQSSISHREQPAAIRSNLKLGEVTPMAQVLSGGRREEERRQWLEELNRQREEANERKRREKLIQNQTEDHELWAIHFDSLQQRPPVHTAAPSAPPPAPSRGSERGDWEPSSSLSLVWEATSSCGAESVAGARVDTTNGYQSRASHVRTMTALLDPAQIEERERKRLKQLEQQRAIEAQMEEQRQQREREEARRREEEETEARRLLLEREKLQRQYELDRLRERQKVQEKSSQQMEQPKKGHSEERLQETLQPSVTTRAEHLEEDVSSSVPPFKDTAVQTEPVPALSLRAEVQTPDVSAHYQPPPFVSAAPPPNSKNPGVRTGKENICLPGAGGAGGGDPYETFARTERSRTDKRRPDWNTQRPSRRFVPASERYPAALQRDRQESRLKRQAELVALQGRTCLSRTEPAPPPPPHQDPRPLSNTQTRAAPHSKVGGPIISAAPSSNERGRSPPVPAARHRVQSQQASNPLPHPVLDFIPYIRTDEITLDPLEPPEIPPTHTVSPQSSVSPPAAPHQDHAHTTRQQEILKSLAQLRQGLLQKQRELESDLNPLLKHHNNELRSHSAMHHK from the exons ATGAACCTCGG AGACGGCCTGCTGTTCGAGCTGGAAAACGGGAAACCCAGGTTGATCTTACTAAGTCACG GTGTTGAAAAGAATCCAAATAAG CTGCTAAGGCCCAGAGTGACAAACGTCTTGAGCTCCAGACAGCCCTCCTGtttggaggaggtgcagggagaGGAGCGTCCAGCCCGGCAGCAGGCAGGCAGATACAGAGAGACCAGGAGCAAGGCACCAGGAGCAGCCACCTCCTTGAACTCCCACACCTCAACAACCAGAGAGAGGAGCACCACTTTGATAACATCTAAGACACAAGAACATCTGAACCAGGGCGGCATCAAAGCTGCTGCCAAG gtgaagtcagacagacacaaacagctcTCCACTGTTGCATCCCCGAGAGCCAATGGGAAAACAGGGAAGCCTCAGAAAACTGAGGCACGAGCTGGAGGAAAGGCGGGACTAAAGGATGCGCCGGCCAGTGGGGATGCAGGACTCAGAGACAACATGGTGGTTCTGACCAGGGAGcaactccagcagctcctcaacACCATCAAGAGCCAACAACCACCAGAGGACCACCGAACCCAGG GCTCACAATCTGGCACCTCAGTGAATGAAGGAGAGATgatggaggaagacagaggaggagggggagtagTGAAGAAGGGAGAAGGTGGTGGAGGTGTAACTGATGCAACTGGAACCTCTCAGGATAAAACAAACAG gACGTCTGCGTGTTTGCTCAGCAGGATGGGGGAGCGACAGTCAGACAACAGATCTGTCATCGGCGCCAAGAAGGCTCAGTGGAGGAGAGAACTTg aTGAGCAGGTGGTATTGAACgcgcagcagcagcggtgggcTCCTGGGAGAATCCAG gctGAGGAGGACGCAGAGAGAGGGTTATCAGTTCAGAGCTCTATCAGCCACAGAGAGCAGCCTGCAGCCATCAGATCCAACCTCAAGCTCGGG GAGGTCACACCAATGGCCCAGGTGTTGAgtggtgggaggagggaggaggagaggagacagtggctggaggagctgaaccgacagagagaggaggcgaATGAACGCAAGAGGCGAGAAAAACTGATCCAGAACCAG ACAGAGGACCATGAGCTCTGGGCCATACACTTTgactctctgcagcagaggcctCCTGTCCACactgcagctccatcagctccacctccagcccCGTCCAGGGGGTCTGAGCGCGGGGACTGGGAGCCCTCTTCCAGCCTGTCCCTGGTCTGGGAGGCCACGAGCAGCTGTGGAGCAGAGAGTGTCGCGGGGGCCAGGGTGGACACGACCAACGGATACCAGAGCAGAGCCAG CCATGTGAGGACCATGACTGCCCTGCTGGACCCCGCCCAGatagaggaaagagagaggaagaggctcaagcagctggagcagcag AGAGCGATCGAAGCCCAGATGgaggagcagcggcagcagagggagcgagaggaggccaggaggagagaggaggaggagacggaggccAGGAGGCTGTTGCTGGAGagggagaagctgcagagacagtATGAGCTGGACCGACTGAGGGAGAGGCAGAAG gtgcagGAGAAGTCGAGTCAACAGATGGAACAACCAAAGAAAGGTCACAGTGAGGAGAGACTGCAGGAGACGCTACAGCCCAGTG TCACCACACGGGCTGAGCATTTGGAGGAGGATGTTAGCAGCTCAGTCCCCCCATTCAAAGACACTGCTGTACAGACAG AGCCAGTTCCTGCTCTCTCGCTCAGAGCAGAAGTTCAGACTCCTGACGTCTCTGCACATTACCAGCCACCTCCCTTtgtgtctgctgctcctcctccaaacaGCAAGAACCCAGGAGTGAGAACAGGCaaggagaacatctgtctgccaggagcaggaggagcaggaggaggagacccaTACGAAACGTTTGCCcggacagagaggagcaggacagaCAAGAGGAGGCCGGACTGGAACACGCAGAG GCCCAGCCGGAGGTTTGTTCCTGCCTCGGAGCGTTACCCTGCCGCtctgcagagggacagacaggagagTCGACTGAAGAGACAGGCCGAGCTCGTCGCACTGCAGGGGAGGACATGTCTGtccaggaccgagcctgctcctcctcctcctcctcaccaggaTCCTCGTCCCCTCTCCAACACACAGACCAGAGCTGCACCTCACAGTAAG GTGGGAGGACCGATCATCTCTGCAGCACCCTCCAGCAATGAAAG ggggcgctctcCTCCAGTCCCGGCTGCCAGACACAGAGTGCAGAGTCAGCAGGCCTCCAACCCTCTTCCTCATCCAGTTCTGGACTTTATCCCTTATATCCGAACTGATGAAATCACTCTGGACCCACTGGAGCCTCCTGagatcccccccacacacacag TTTCTCCTCAGAGCtcagtgtctcctcctgctgctcctcatcaaGACCACGCCCACACAACTCGACAGCAGGAGATCCTGAAAAGCCTGGCTCAGCTACGGCAG ggTTTAttacagaagcagagagaactGGAGTCGGACCTGAACCCTCTACTGAAGCACCACAACAACGAGCTCAGGTCACACTCGGCAATGCATCAcaagtga
- the ccdc66 gene encoding coiled-coil domain-containing protein 66 isoform X1: MNLGDGLLFELENGKPRLILLSHGVEKNPNKLLRPRVTNVLSSRQPSCLEEVQGEERPARQQAGRYRETRSKAPGAATSLNSHTSTTRERSTTLITSKTQEHLNQGGIKAAAKVKSDRHKQLSTVASPRANGKTGKPQKTEARAGGKAGLKDAPASGDAGLRDNMVVLTREQLQQLLNTIKSQQPPEDHRTQGSQSGTSVNEGEMMEEDRGGGGVVKKGEGGGGVTDATGTSQDKTNRTSACLLSRMGERQSDNRSVIGAKKAQWRRELDEQVVLNAQQQRWAPGRIQAEEDAERGLSVQSSISHREQPAAIRSNLKLGEVTPMAQVLSGGRREEERRQWLEELNRQREEANERKRREKLIQNQTEDHELWAIHFDSLQQRPPVHTAAPSAPPPAPSRGSERGDWEPSSSLSLVWEATSSCGAESVAGARVDTTNGYQSRASHVRTMTALLDPAQIEERERKRLKQLEQQRAIEAQMEEQRQQREREEARRREEEETEARRLLLEREKLQRQYELDRLRERQKVQEKSSQQMEQPKKGHSEERLQETLQPSAVTTRAEHLEEDVSSSVPPFKDTAVQTEPVPALSLRAEVQTPDVSAHYQPPPFVSAAPPPNSKNPGVRTGKENICLPGAGGAGGGDPYETFARTERSRTDKRRPDWNTQRPSRRFVPASERYPAALQRDRQESRLKRQAELVALQGRTCLSRTEPAPPPPPHQDPRPLSNTQTRAAPHSKVGGPIISAAPSSNERGRSPPVPAARHRVQSQQASNPLPHPVLDFIPYIRTDEITLDPLEPPEIPPTHTVSPQSSVSPPAAPHQDHAHTTRQQEILKSLAQLRQGLLQKQRELESDLNPLLKHHNNELRSHSAMHHK; encoded by the exons ATGAACCTCGG AGACGGCCTGCTGTTCGAGCTGGAAAACGGGAAACCCAGGTTGATCTTACTAAGTCACG GTGTTGAAAAGAATCCAAATAAG CTGCTAAGGCCCAGAGTGACAAACGTCTTGAGCTCCAGACAGCCCTCCTGtttggaggaggtgcagggagaGGAGCGTCCAGCCCGGCAGCAGGCAGGCAGATACAGAGAGACCAGGAGCAAGGCACCAGGAGCAGCCACCTCCTTGAACTCCCACACCTCAACAACCAGAGAGAGGAGCACCACTTTGATAACATCTAAGACACAAGAACATCTGAACCAGGGCGGCATCAAAGCTGCTGCCAAG gtgaagtcagacagacacaaacagctcTCCACTGTTGCATCCCCGAGAGCCAATGGGAAAACAGGGAAGCCTCAGAAAACTGAGGCACGAGCTGGAGGAAAGGCGGGACTAAAGGATGCGCCGGCCAGTGGGGATGCAGGACTCAGAGACAACATGGTGGTTCTGACCAGGGAGcaactccagcagctcctcaacACCATCAAGAGCCAACAACCACCAGAGGACCACCGAACCCAGG GCTCACAATCTGGCACCTCAGTGAATGAAGGAGAGATgatggaggaagacagaggaggagggggagtagTGAAGAAGGGAGAAGGTGGTGGAGGTGTAACTGATGCAACTGGAACCTCTCAGGATAAAACAAACAG gACGTCTGCGTGTTTGCTCAGCAGGATGGGGGAGCGACAGTCAGACAACAGATCTGTCATCGGCGCCAAGAAGGCTCAGTGGAGGAGAGAACTTg aTGAGCAGGTGGTATTGAACgcgcagcagcagcggtgggcTCCTGGGAGAATCCAG gctGAGGAGGACGCAGAGAGAGGGTTATCAGTTCAGAGCTCTATCAGCCACAGAGAGCAGCCTGCAGCCATCAGATCCAACCTCAAGCTCGGG GAGGTCACACCAATGGCCCAGGTGTTGAgtggtgggaggagggaggaggagaggagacagtggctggaggagctgaaccgacagagagaggaggcgaATGAACGCAAGAGGCGAGAAAAACTGATCCAGAACCAG ACAGAGGACCATGAGCTCTGGGCCATACACTTTgactctctgcagcagaggcctCCTGTCCACactgcagctccatcagctccacctccagcccCGTCCAGGGGGTCTGAGCGCGGGGACTGGGAGCCCTCTTCCAGCCTGTCCCTGGTCTGGGAGGCCACGAGCAGCTGTGGAGCAGAGAGTGTCGCGGGGGCCAGGGTGGACACGACCAACGGATACCAGAGCAGAGCCAG CCATGTGAGGACCATGACTGCCCTGCTGGACCCCGCCCAGatagaggaaagagagaggaagaggctcaagcagctggagcagcag AGAGCGATCGAAGCCCAGATGgaggagcagcggcagcagagggagcgagaggaggccaggaggagagaggaggaggagacggaggccAGGAGGCTGTTGCTGGAGagggagaagctgcagagacagtATGAGCTGGACCGACTGAGGGAGAGGCAGAAG gtgcagGAGAAGTCGAGTCAACAGATGGAACAACCAAAGAAAGGTCACAGTGAGGAGAGACTGCAGGAGACGCTACAGCCCAGTG cAGTCACCACACGGGCTGAGCATTTGGAGGAGGATGTTAGCAGCTCAGTCCCCCCATTCAAAGACACTGCTGTACAGACAG AGCCAGTTCCTGCTCTCTCGCTCAGAGCAGAAGTTCAGACTCCTGACGTCTCTGCACATTACCAGCCACCTCCCTTtgtgtctgctgctcctcctccaaacaGCAAGAACCCAGGAGTGAGAACAGGCaaggagaacatctgtctgccaggagcaggaggagcaggaggaggagacccaTACGAAACGTTTGCCcggacagagaggagcaggacagaCAAGAGGAGGCCGGACTGGAACACGCAGAG GCCCAGCCGGAGGTTTGTTCCTGCCTCGGAGCGTTACCCTGCCGCtctgcagagggacagacaggagagTCGACTGAAGAGACAGGCCGAGCTCGTCGCACTGCAGGGGAGGACATGTCTGtccaggaccgagcctgctcctcctcctcctcctcaccaggaTCCTCGTCCCCTCTCCAACACACAGACCAGAGCTGCACCTCACAGTAAG GTGGGAGGACCGATCATCTCTGCAGCACCCTCCAGCAATGAAAG ggggcgctctcCTCCAGTCCCGGCTGCCAGACACAGAGTGCAGAGTCAGCAGGCCTCCAACCCTCTTCCTCATCCAGTTCTGGACTTTATCCCTTATATCCGAACTGATGAAATCACTCTGGACCCACTGGAGCCTCCTGagatcccccccacacacacag TTTCTCCTCAGAGCtcagtgtctcctcctgctgctcctcatcaaGACCACGCCCACACAACTCGACAGCAGGAGATCCTGAAAAGCCTGGCTCAGCTACGGCAG ggTTTAttacagaagcagagagaactGGAGTCGGACCTGAACCCTCTACTGAAGCACCACAACAACGAGCTCAGGTCACACTCGGCAATGCATCAcaagtga